One window from the genome of Ailuropoda melanoleuca isolate Jingjing chromosome 5, ASM200744v2, whole genome shotgun sequence encodes:
- the C5H15orf61 gene encoding uncharacterized protein C15orf61 homolog, translating into MEPLRRAHEAALRLLLCGPWASGAAYRPKPRASEVLTRHLLQRRLPHWTSFCVPYSAVRNDQFGLSHFNWPVQGANYHVLRTGCFPFIKYHCSKAPWQDLAGQDRFFTALKVVNLGIPTLLYGLGSWLFARVTETVHTSYGPITVYFLNKEDEGAMY; encoded by the exons ATGGAGCCCCTGCGGAGGGCCCACGAGGCCGCCCTCCGGCTGCTGCTGTGCGGGCCCTGGGCCTCGGGCGCCGCCTACCGCCCGAAGCCCCGCGCCTCGGAGGTGCTGACGCGGCACCTGCTGCAGCGGCGCCTCCCGCACTGGACCTCCTTCTGCGTGCCCTACAGCGCCGTCCGCAACGACCAGTTCGGCCTCTCGCACTTCAACTGGCCCGTGCAGGGCGCCAACTATCACGTCCTGCGTACCGGCTGCTTCCCCTTCATCAAGTACCACTGCTCCAAAGCCCCCTGGCAGGACCTGGCCGGGCAGGACCGGTTCTTCACGGCGCTCAAGGTCGTCAACCTGG gTATTCCAACCTTATTATATGGACTTGGCTCCTGGTTGTTTGCTAGAGTCACAGAGACTGTACATACCAGTTACGGACCAATaacagtttattttctaaataaggaAGATGAAGGTGCCATGTATTGA